Proteins encoded together in one Thalassotalea crassostreae window:
- a CDS encoding Arm DNA-binding domain-containing protein, with translation MAHLRYPKRGCIQMDIHIYGHRFRETTGLPNTPANVVKAKKMLKQINAEVALGTFEYRKYFPSSKKNSLFQQLKREKLQGSANVFFDEFMKEYVERNEHQWRDTYTRCLNGTLDLYVLPFFKDYKVDEITLAHAQRFRTHLCELTKKDGSRKLSNKRINAIMVPVISVMHMAAAELDIPYPFERLKALREEPSDPAPLNQREVNLFLDTVDTKWRDYYTLRFHTGMRSCEVHGLKLDCVDFEHRRIMVRRNFVTELTDVKTPKSRRDIHMTPTVYHALKSAVANMPDKEKQRQGFIFTKKSGKPLTTHFVARSIWYPTLKKAGLEKRKPYQTRHTAAVLHLAAHENPLYVSRLLGHSGTRMLYDVYAPFVHNISQYDGSAFDKMMNQPAIHRRAANDVIPFAPPKKRHKG, from the coding sequence ATGGCACATTTACGCTACCCAAAACGCGGCTGTATCCAAATGGATATTCACATTTACGGTCACCGCTTTCGCGAAACCACCGGCTTGCCAAACACGCCAGCTAATGTGGTGAAAGCGAAAAAGATGCTCAAACAAATTAACGCCGAAGTCGCCCTTGGCACGTTTGAGTACCGAAAATACTTTCCAAGCAGCAAGAAAAACAGCCTATTCCAACAATTAAAGCGCGAGAAACTGCAAGGCTCGGCCAACGTATTTTTTGATGAGTTTATGAAAGAGTATGTTGAGCGCAATGAGCACCAATGGCGTGATACCTATACGCGTTGTTTAAATGGCACGTTAGACTTATATGTCCTACCATTTTTCAAAGACTATAAAGTCGATGAAATTACCCTTGCCCATGCTCAGCGTTTTCGCACACACCTTTGTGAGTTAACCAAAAAAGATGGTTCAAGAAAGCTATCGAATAAACGCATCAATGCCATTATGGTGCCTGTCATTTCAGTCATGCACATGGCCGCGGCTGAGTTAGACATTCCTTACCCGTTTGAACGATTAAAAGCACTCAGAGAAGAGCCAAGCGATCCGGCGCCGTTAAACCAACGTGAGGTAAATTTGTTTTTAGACACCGTCGACACCAAGTGGCGCGATTATTACACCTTGCGTTTTCACACTGGCATGCGCAGCTGTGAAGTGCATGGCTTAAAATTGGACTGTGTTGATTTTGAGCATCGTCGCATTATGGTGCGCCGTAATTTTGTGACAGAGCTTACCGACGTCAAAACACCGAAATCTCGCCGTGATATTCATATGACGCCAACGGTGTATCATGCTTTGAAAAGCGCCGTTGCCAATATGCCCGACAAAGAAAAGCAACGTCAGGGCTTTATCTTCACCAAGAAGTCCGGCAAACCACTGACCACGCATTTTGTCGCGCGCAGTATTTGGTACCCAACATTAAAAAAGGCTGGCCTTGAAAAGCGCAAACCATACCAAACACGTCATACCGCCGCCGTATTGCATTTAGCAGCACATGAAAATCCGCTTTATGTGTCACGCCTACTTGGCCATTCAGGTACTCGCATGCTATATGATGTGTACGCACCATTTGTACACAACATCAGTCAGTACGATGGCAGCGCCTTTGATAAAATGATGAACCAACCTGCTATTCATCGACGAGCAGCAAACGATGTGATCCCATTTGCACCGCCAAAGAAAAGACATAAAGGCTAG